A region of Rhodospirillales bacterium DNA encodes the following proteins:
- a CDS encoding xanthine dehydrogenase family protein molybdopterin-binding subunit, which translates to MPDGSTNNKWIGKRTLRPDGLDKVTGRAAYAADTQMPGMIWGKVLRSPHPHARIKSIDTSKAAALPGVKAVMTAKDLVEFPIDKSVMLGIQDMRWMSRNVMARDKALFPGHPVAAVAATTQAIAAAAVKLIEVEYEVLPWVIDVDEARKPGAPILHDHIRFDGQPSNIAGKLEVKLGDIEAGFAQAEVVVERSFKTKPVHQGYIEPHACLVSVMPDGKATIWSSSQGQFMVRAMCSYLTGIPQSDIRAIPAEIGGGFGGKTIVYLEPLALTLARMSGRPVKMAMTREEVFRASGPTSGSSSTVRIGAKKDGTIVAGQGTFYLQAGALPGSPIRGAVGCAFAPYDIPNVLSQGFDVVSNRSKVAAYRAPGAPIGAYAVECVLDELAQKLGMDPLELRLKNAAKQGTKAAHGPVFPVIGYQETLKAAMAHPHYKAPLGPNQGRGVASGFWFNAGGESTAQININEDGTVVVITGHPDIGGSRASTANITAELLGIDYRKVNVLIGDTSTIGFSNLTGGSRVTYASAMVVTQSAEKVITTLRERAAKIWKIDPDAVVWEDGEARPAGDNAGKFEPLSLAQIAARASETGGPIGGGVALNTTGAEGGFATHICDVEVDPATGEVRVTRYTSFQDVGRAIHPDYVEGQMQGGVAQGIGWALNEEYIYDKNGHVDNPSFLDYRMPVASDLPMLDTVMIEVPNPKHPQGVRGVGEVPLVPALAAVANALHGAVKHRFDSLPMSPPKVLAALDP; encoded by the coding sequence ATGCCCGACGGCAGCACGAACAACAAGTGGATCGGCAAGCGGACCCTCCGGCCCGACGGTCTGGACAAGGTCACAGGACGCGCGGCGTACGCCGCCGACACCCAGATGCCCGGCATGATCTGGGGCAAGGTGCTGCGCAGCCCGCATCCACACGCCCGAATCAAGTCGATCGACACCTCGAAAGCCGCCGCGCTCCCGGGCGTGAAGGCCGTCATGACGGCCAAGGACCTCGTCGAGTTCCCGATCGACAAGTCGGTGATGCTCGGCATCCAGGACATGCGCTGGATGTCGCGCAACGTGATGGCGCGCGACAAGGCGCTGTTCCCCGGCCATCCCGTCGCGGCGGTCGCCGCGACCACCCAGGCGATCGCCGCCGCGGCGGTGAAGCTGATCGAGGTCGAATACGAGGTGCTGCCCTGGGTGATCGACGTCGACGAGGCGCGCAAGCCCGGCGCCCCGATCCTGCACGACCACATCCGCTTCGACGGCCAGCCCTCCAACATCGCCGGCAAGCTCGAGGTCAAGCTGGGCGACATCGAGGCCGGCTTCGCCCAGGCCGAAGTGGTGGTCGAACGCAGCTTCAAGACCAAGCCCGTGCACCAGGGCTACATCGAGCCGCACGCATGCCTCGTCAGCGTCATGCCCGACGGCAAGGCGACGATCTGGAGCTCGAGCCAGGGCCAGTTCATGGTGCGGGCGATGTGCTCGTACCTGACCGGCATCCCGCAGAGCGACATCCGCGCCATCCCGGCCGAGATCGGCGGCGGCTTCGGCGGCAAGACCATCGTCTATCTCGAACCCTTGGCGCTGACGCTGGCGCGCATGTCCGGCCGGCCGGTCAAGATGGCGATGACGCGCGAGGAGGTGTTCCGCGCCTCCGGGCCGACCTCGGGATCGTCGAGCACGGTCAGGATCGGCGCGAAAAAGGACGGCACCATCGTCGCCGGCCAGGGAACGTTCTACCTCCAGGCGGGCGCCCTGCCCGGCTCGCCGATCCGCGGCGCCGTGGGCTGCGCCTTCGCGCCCTACGACATCCCCAACGTCCTGTCGCAGGGCTTCGACGTCGTCTCGAACCGCTCCAAGGTCGCGGCCTACCGGGCGCCCGGCGCCCCGATCGGCGCCTACGCCGTGGAATGCGTGCTCGACGAGCTGGCGCAGAAGCTGGGGATGGATCCGCTGGAACTGCGCCTGAAGAACGCCGCCAAGCAGGGCACCAAGGCGGCGCACGGCCCGGTGTTCCCGGTGATCGGGTACCAGGAGACGCTCAAGGCCGCGATGGCGCATCCTCACTACAAGGCGCCGCTCGGCCCCAACCAGGGCCGCGGCGTGGCCAGCGGCTTCTGGTTCAACGCCGGCGGGGAGTCGACCGCCCAGATCAACATCAACGAGGACGGCACGGTGGTCGTGATCACCGGTCATCCCGACATCGGCGGCTCGCGCGCCTCGACCGCCAACATCACCGCCGAGCTGCTGGGCATCGACTACCGCAAGGTCAACGTGCTGATCGGCGACACCAGCACGATCGGCTTCAGCAACCTCACCGGCGGCAGCCGCGTCACCTACGCCTCGGCGATGGTCGTCACGCAATCGGCCGAGAAGGTCATCACGACGCTGCGCGAACGCGCCGCGAAGATCTGGAAGATCGATCCCGACGCGGTCGTCTGGGAGGACGGCGAGGCGCGCCCCGCCGGCGACAACGCCGGCAAGTTCGAGCCGCTGTCGCTCGCCCAGATCGCGGCCAGGGCCAGCGAGACCGGCGGTCCGATCGGCGGCGGCGTGGCGTTGAACACGACCGGCGCCGAGGGCGGCTTCGCGACGCACATCTGCGACGTCGAGGTCGACCCGGCGACCGGCGAGGTCCGGGTCACGCGCTACACCTCGTTCCAGGACGTCGGCCGTGCGATCCACCCCGACTACGTCGAGGGCCAGATGCAGGGCGGCGTCGCGCAGGGCATCGGCTGGGCGCTCAACGAGGAGTACATCTACGATAAGAACGGGCACGTCGATAACCCGAGCTTCCTCGACTACCGGATGCCCGTCGCCTCGGACCTGCCGATGCTCGACACGGTCATGATCGAGGTGCCGAACCCGAAGCATCCGCAGGGCGTGCGCGGCGTCGGCGAGGTGCCGCTGGTGCCGGCGCTGGCCGCCGTCGCCAACGCCCTCCATGGCGCCGTGAAGCACCGCTTCGACAGCCTGCCGATGTCGCCGCCGAAGGTGCTGGCGGCGCTCGACCCGTGA
- a CDS encoding xanthine dehydrogenase family protein molybdopterin-binding subunit: MNAPFDASKLDSLKFGIGQPVPRREDPTLLRGEGRYTDDLRLPDQVHAVMVRSQVAHGVIKAIDTAAAKAMPGVLGVWTGDDLNAAGYGALKTLIPVPNRDGSAMKTPERRSLATGKVRFVGDPVAFVVAGTIEQAKDAAEAVVVDIDALPAVTDARAGAADGAPLLFDDAPGNICLDFHSGDEARVAAAFAAAAHVARLRLVSNRIVVCAMEPRSVVAVHDAATDRYTMHAGNQGAFGLKHQMAALLGIKPAQMRILTGNVGGSFGMKGSPYPEYAGLFHASKILGRPVKWTDDRSGSFLSDQHGRDHDFDGELALDKDGNFLAVRLTGFANVGGYLANVGPLMGSMGVTRNLAAVYRTPLIEVSTKVVFTNTSPVGAYRGAGRPEANYFMERLIDTAARGMGVDRLELRRRNHIRPEEMPYKTASGTTYDSGEFTALLDKALKLADVDGFATRKAASAKRGRLRGLGIGDFLEVTAPPMKEMGGLRFEADGDVTIVTGTLDYGQGHWSAFAQVLHERLGVPFERIRLAQGDSDRLIAGGGTGGSKSIMASGAAIVEASAKVVEKGKLIAGVALEASAADIEFKAGRFAIVGTDRSIGIMELAARLRGGLKLPEGVPDTLDVDHVHEAAPSAYPNGAHVAEVEVDPETGVVEVVKYTMVNDFGTVINPLLVEGQCHGGVVQGIAQALFERTVYSEDGQLMTGSFMDYALPRASDVPSFEIGYHSVPATTNPLGAKGCGEAGCAGSLPSVMNALSDALGGRHIDMPATPERVWAALRS, translated from the coding sequence ATGAACGCCCCGTTCGACGCCAGCAAACTTGATTCACTGAAGTTCGGGATCGGCCAACCCGTGCCGCGCCGCGAAGATCCGACGCTCCTCCGCGGCGAAGGCCGCTACACCGACGACCTCAGACTGCCGGACCAGGTCCACGCGGTGATGGTGCGCAGCCAGGTCGCGCACGGCGTCATCAAGGCGATCGACACCGCGGCGGCCAAAGCCATGCCCGGCGTGCTGGGCGTGTGGACCGGCGACGACCTCAACGCCGCCGGCTACGGCGCGCTCAAGACCCTGATCCCCGTGCCCAACCGCGACGGCTCCGCGATGAAGACGCCGGAACGCCGCTCGCTGGCGACCGGCAAGGTGCGCTTCGTGGGCGATCCCGTCGCCTTCGTCGTCGCCGGGACGATCGAGCAGGCCAAGGACGCTGCCGAGGCCGTCGTGGTCGACATCGACGCCCTTCCGGCCGTGACCGACGCGCGCGCCGGCGCCGCCGACGGCGCGCCATTGTTGTTCGACGACGCGCCCGGCAATATCTGCCTCGACTTCCACAGTGGCGACGAGGCCAGGGTCGCCGCGGCATTCGCCGCCGCGGCCCATGTCGCGCGGCTGCGCCTGGTCAGCAACCGCATCGTGGTCTGCGCCATGGAGCCGCGTTCCGTGGTCGCCGTCCACGACGCCGCGACCGACCGCTACACGATGCACGCCGGCAACCAGGGCGCCTTCGGCCTGAAGCACCAGATGGCCGCGCTGCTGGGGATCAAACCGGCCCAGATGCGCATCCTGACCGGCAATGTCGGCGGCTCGTTCGGCATGAAGGGCTCGCCCTATCCCGAGTACGCCGGCCTGTTCCACGCCTCGAAGATCCTTGGCCGGCCGGTGAAGTGGACCGACGACCGCTCCGGCAGCTTCCTGTCCGACCAGCACGGCCGCGACCACGATTTCGACGGCGAACTGGCGCTCGACAAGGACGGCAACTTCCTCGCGGTCCGCCTGACCGGCTTCGCCAACGTCGGCGGCTACCTCGCCAATGTCGGCCCGTTGATGGGCTCGATGGGGGTCACCCGCAATCTCGCCGCCGTCTACCGCACGCCGCTGATCGAGGTCTCGACCAAGGTGGTGTTCACCAACACCTCGCCGGTCGGCGCCTACCGCGGCGCGGGGCGGCCCGAGGCGAACTATTTCATGGAGCGCCTGATCGACACCGCCGCCCGCGGGATGGGCGTCGACCGGCTGGAGCTGCGCCGGCGCAACCACATCAGGCCGGAGGAGATGCCCTACAAGACGGCGTCGGGCACCACCTACGACAGCGGCGAGTTCACCGCGCTGCTCGACAAGGCGCTCAAGCTGGCGGACGTCGACGGCTTCGCCACCCGCAAGGCGGCGAGCGCGAAGCGCGGCCGGCTGCGCGGATTGGGGATCGGCGACTTCCTCGAGGTCACGGCGCCGCCGATGAAGGAGATGGGCGGCCTGCGCTTCGAGGCGGACGGCGACGTCACCATCGTCACGGGCACGCTCGACTACGGCCAGGGCCATTGGTCGGCGTTCGCCCAGGTGCTGCACGAGAGGCTCGGCGTGCCGTTCGAGCGCATCCGCCTCGCGCAGGGCGACAGCGACCGGCTCATCGCCGGCGGCGGCACCGGCGGCTCCAAGTCGATCATGGCCAGCGGCGCGGCGATCGTGGAGGCGTCGGCGAAGGTGGTCGAGAAGGGCAAGCTGATCGCCGGCGTGGCGCTGGAGGCCTCGGCCGCCGACATCGAGTTCAAGGCCGGACGGTTCGCCATCGTCGGCACCGACCGCTCGATCGGAATCATGGAGCTGGCGGCGCGCCTGCGCGGCGGCCTCAAGCTGCCGGAGGGCGTGCCCGACACGCTGGACGTCGACCACGTGCACGAGGCCGCGCCGTCGGCCTACCCCAACGGCGCCCATGTCGCCGAGGTCGAAGTCGATCCCGAGACCGGTGTCGTCGAGGTCGTGAAGTACACGATGGTCAACGACTTCGGCACGGTCATCAATCCGCTGCTGGTCGAGGGCCAGTGCCACGGCGGCGTGGTCCAGGGCATCGCCCAGGCCCTGTTCGAGCGGACGGTCTACAGCGAGGACGGCCAGCTCATGACCGGCTCCTTCATGGACTACGCGCTGCCGCGCGCCTCCGACGTGCCGTCGTTCGAGATCGGTTACCACTCCGTGCCCGCGACCACGAATCCGCTCGGCGCCAAAGGCTGCGGCGAGGCCGGCTGCGCGGGCTCCCTGCCCTCGGTGATGAACGCGCTGTCGGACGCGCTGGGCGGCCGCCACATCGACATGCCGGCGACGCCCGAGCGGGTGTGGGCGGCGCTGCGGTCGTAG
- a CDS encoding CoA transferase, translated as MTESAGPLKGIRILDLTNVLFGPFGTQTLGDWGAEIIKVESLTGDTWRNSGQFRNRGMSGQFMAANRNKRSLALDLKHPDGKAVLRRLIPGVHALVTNIRPAGMERLGFGYEACKALNPGIVYAAATGFGQDGPWRARPAFDEIIQAASGFASAMGTDDEPAFVPSLIGDKICGMALTSAVTAALLHRERTGEGQMVEVPMLETLAAFNSIEMFGGHAFVPPIGPAGYNRMKARRPVRTKDGWLTMLPYSGDNWCAFFEAVGHPECVEEFAVRDPVARARNIDRIYDRMRDIAPSRTTAEWEALLLRIDVPHTSFAKLTEIAEQPHLKAVGMFEDLDHPTEGRIRQARPPARFSATPAAVRRLAPGLGEHTREVLREAGYAETEIDALVAGGAVAAG; from the coding sequence ATGACCGAATCCGCCGGACCGCTCAAAGGGATCCGAATCCTCGATTTGACGAACGTGCTTTTCGGCCCGTTCGGCACGCAGACGCTCGGCGACTGGGGCGCGGAGATCATCAAGGTCGAGTCGCTCACCGGCGACACCTGGCGGAACTCCGGCCAGTTCCGCAACCGCGGCATGAGCGGGCAGTTCATGGCCGCGAACCGCAACAAGCGCAGCCTCGCGCTCGACCTGAAGCATCCCGACGGCAAGGCGGTGCTGCGCCGTCTGATCCCCGGCGTCCACGCGCTGGTCACCAACATCAGGCCCGCCGGCATGGAGCGGCTCGGCTTCGGCTACGAGGCGTGCAAGGCGCTCAACCCGGGAATCGTCTACGCGGCGGCGACCGGGTTCGGACAGGACGGTCCGTGGCGCGCCCGGCCGGCCTTCGACGAGATCATCCAAGCGGCCTCCGGCTTCGCGTCGGCGATGGGCACGGACGACGAGCCGGCGTTCGTGCCCAGCCTGATCGGCGACAAGATCTGCGGCATGGCGCTGACATCGGCCGTGACGGCGGCGCTGCTGCATCGCGAGCGCACCGGCGAGGGCCAGATGGTCGAGGTGCCGATGCTGGAGACGCTGGCGGCGTTCAACAGCATCGAGATGTTCGGTGGCCACGCCTTCGTGCCGCCCATCGGTCCTGCCGGCTACAACCGCATGAAGGCGCGGCGGCCGGTGCGGACCAAGGATGGCTGGCTGACGATGCTGCCGTATTCCGGCGACAACTGGTGCGCGTTCTTCGAGGCCGTCGGCCATCCGGAATGCGTCGAGGAGTTCGCGGTGCGCGATCCGGTGGCGCGGGCGCGCAACATCGACCGCATATACGACCGGATGCGCGACATCGCGCCGTCGCGCACCACGGCCGAATGGGAGGCGCTGCTGCTGCGCATCGACGTGCCGCACACCTCGTTCGCGAAGCTGACGGAGATCGCCGAGCAGCCGCACCTCAAGGCGGTCGGCATGTTCGAGGACCTCGACCATCCCACCGAGGGCCGGATCCGCCAGGCGCGGCCGCCCGCGCGCTTCTCCGCCACTCCCGCCGCCGTGCGGCGCCTGGCGCCGGGCCTCGGCGAGCACACCCGCGAGGTGCTGCGCGAGGCGGGCTACGCCGAGACGGAGATCGACGCGCTGGTCGCGGGCGGGGCGGTGGCGGCGGGCTGA
- a CDS encoding GntR family transcriptional regulator, translating into MPTPDGRSSDIGGGDAPATRSESIRRLLADEIITGRLPPGTRLDEVSTAERFAVSRTPVREALNQLVGIGLAQRQGRGLVVSAMTPEIVTESFELMADLEALCARYAAQRMTPAERRALSLLHERCGAAMRQGSREIYDALNSEFHAVIYRGAHNRPLEEAALTARRRVAPYRTGQFNVAGRLAKSFGEHALVVEAILRGEAASAAAHIRAHVHTVGDASASYVGAARAK; encoded by the coding sequence ATGCCGACACCGGACGGGAGATCGAGCGACATCGGCGGCGGCGACGCGCCGGCCACGCGGTCGGAGAGCATCCGCCGGCTGTTGGCCGACGAGATCATCACGGGGCGCCTGCCGCCGGGGACCCGGCTCGACGAGGTGTCGACGGCCGAACGCTTCGCCGTGTCGCGCACGCCCGTGCGCGAGGCCTTGAACCAGCTCGTCGGCATCGGCCTGGCGCAGCGCCAGGGCCGCGGGCTGGTCGTGTCGGCGATGACGCCGGAAATCGTCACCGAGTCGTTCGAGTTGATGGCCGACCTCGAGGCGCTGTGCGCCCGCTACGCCGCGCAGCGGATGACGCCGGCGGAGCGCCGCGCGTTGTCGCTCCTGCACGAGCGCTGCGGCGCGGCGATGCGGCAGGGCTCGCGCGAGATCTACGACGCGCTCAACAGCGAATTCCACGCCGTCATCTACCGCGGCGCCCACAACCGGCCCCTCGAGGAGGCCGCCCTGACCGCGCGCCGCCGGGTCGCGCCCTACCGCACCGGCCAGTTCAACGTCGCCGGTCGGCTGGCGAAATCGTTCGGCGAGCACGCGCTGGTGGTCGAGGCGATCCTGCGCGGCGAGGCGGCTTCGGCCGCCGCCCACATCCGCGCCCATGTCCACACCGTCGGCGACGCCTCGGCGAGCTACGTCGGGGCCGCGCGCGCCAAGTAG
- a CDS encoding Crp/Fnr family transcriptional regulator, whose amino-acid sequence MPSVPTTVPDGKTRPSAVPGPRGAGCGFEPCSHCASREYSVCAPLTDAELPGFYALASKARIEPGRSLFEEGDAATHVFAISQGAVSLYKALADGRRQITGFLFDGDFIGLAHGATCAYTAEALTPVEVCRFTRERFENYMSEHPHMERRLLRIASTELASAQDQMLLLGRKTAMERVASFLLNLSDRAVAHGRPGNPIPLPMTRGEIGDYLGLTIETVSRTMTKLRKAGAIELDDINVVRMASEAKLRAAADAS is encoded by the coding sequence ATGCCGAGCGTTCCGACCACCGTTCCGGATGGAAAGACCCGGCCCTCGGCGGTTCCCGGCCCACGTGGCGCGGGTTGCGGATTCGAGCCGTGCAGCCACTGCGCCTCTCGCGAGTACTCCGTCTGCGCGCCCCTGACCGACGCCGAGCTGCCGGGCTTCTACGCGTTGGCCTCGAAAGCGCGCATCGAGCCCGGCCGGTCGCTGTTCGAGGAGGGCGACGCGGCCACGCACGTTTTCGCCATCTCGCAGGGCGCGGTGAGCCTCTACAAGGCGCTTGCCGATGGCCGCCGCCAGATCACCGGCTTCCTGTTCGATGGCGATTTCATCGGCTTGGCGCACGGCGCGACCTGCGCCTACACGGCCGAGGCGTTGACGCCGGTCGAGGTCTGCCGCTTCACGCGGGAACGGTTCGAGAACTACATGTCCGAGCATCCCCACATGGAGCGGCGCCTGTTGAGGATCGCGTCGACCGAGCTGGCGTCCGCCCAGGACCAGATGCTGCTGCTCGGCCGCAAGACGGCGATGGAGCGGGTCGCCAGCTTCCTGCTGAACCTGTCGGACCGCGCTGTCGCGCACGGGCGTCCGGGCAATCCGATCCCGCTGCCGATGACCCGCGGCGAGATCGGCGACTACCTCGGGCTCACGATCGAGACGGTGAGCCGGACGATGACGAAGCTGCGCAAGGCCGGCGCCATCGAGCTCGACGACATCAACGTCGTGCGCATGGCGTCCGAGGCCAAGCTGCGGGCGGCGGCCGACGCGAGCTGA
- the atzF gene encoding allophanate hydrolase codes for MTDPKSSLDLARLIGDYRAGRRRPSEVFAAVLARIAEAGDDGVWICRVPEQALRTRAAALDAALAADPAILDRQPLFGVPFAVKDNIDVAGLATTAACPAYAYMPERSATVVERLCAAGAVVIGKTNLDQFATGLVGVRTPYGVARNPFDAAYLPGGSSSGSAVAVSAGLVSFALGTDTAGSGRVPAGFNNLVGLKPTVGLMPATGVVPACRALDVVSIFALTVSDALTVLRAGAGFDPADIYSRAAPAGFGAALEAPPAAFRCAVPRPDQREFFGDAEAAANYKRALARLEGLGATLIEVDYAPLAEAAAVLYSPAGAAERTTAIDAFLATRATEMHPVTRAIIESGRGATGVDVYRARDRLRALRRHAEAVFADCDVLALPTSGTIYRVADVLADPVKLNSNLGHYTNFVNQLDLAALAVPAGFRGDGLPAGVTLVAPAFGEARLAALGDALHRAVGGTLGATSATLPEAGPAAPAAVWPDMPLVVVGAHMRDLPLNGQLLALGARFDSECRTAPMYRFYRLPGAGVARPGLVRVAEGGVAIAGEIWRVPSAAIGALLARIPAPLGLGDVALDDGRSLKGFLCEATAAAAAEDISDCGGWRGYLARAAPT; via the coding sequence ATGACTGATCCCAAATCCAGCCTCGATTTGGCGCGCCTGATCGGGGACTACCGCGCCGGGCGTCGTCGGCCTTCGGAGGTCTTTGCCGCCGTGCTCGCGCGCATCGCCGAGGCCGGCGACGACGGCGTGTGGATCTGCCGCGTGCCCGAACAGGCGCTCCGCACGCGCGCCGCAGCGCTGGACGCCGCGCTCGCCGCCGATCCGGCGATCCTCGATCGACAGCCGCTGTTCGGCGTGCCGTTCGCGGTGAAGGACAACATCGACGTCGCGGGGCTGGCCACGACGGCGGCGTGTCCCGCCTATGCCTACATGCCGGAGCGCTCGGCCACCGTCGTCGAGCGGCTGTGCGCCGCCGGCGCCGTCGTCATCGGCAAGACCAATCTCGACCAATTCGCCACCGGGCTCGTCGGTGTGCGCACGCCCTATGGCGTGGCTCGCAATCCGTTCGACGCCGCGTATCTGCCGGGGGGGTCGAGTTCAGGTTCGGCGGTGGCCGTCTCGGCCGGGCTGGTGAGCTTCGCGCTCGGCACCGACACGGCTGGCTCAGGCCGGGTGCCGGCCGGCTTCAACAACCTCGTCGGGCTCAAACCGACCGTCGGTTTGATGCCGGCGACCGGCGTCGTGCCGGCGTGCCGCGCGCTGGACGTCGTGTCGATCTTCGCGTTGACGGTCTCCGACGCGCTCACGGTGCTGCGCGCCGGCGCCGGATTCGATCCAGCCGACATCTATTCGCGCGCCGCGCCCGCCGGCTTCGGCGCCGCGCTCGAGGCGCCGCCGGCGGCGTTCCGTTGCGCCGTGCCTCGGCCGGACCAGCGCGAGTTCTTCGGCGACGCCGAGGCCGCGGCGAACTACAAGCGCGCGCTCGCGCGATTGGAAGGTCTCGGCGCCACGCTGATCGAGGTCGACTACGCGCCGCTCGCCGAGGCGGCGGCGGTGCTCTACAGCCCGGCTGGCGCGGCCGAGCGCACCACCGCGATCGACGCCTTCCTCGCCACCCGCGCGACGGAGATGCACCCCGTCACGCGCGCGATCATCGAGAGCGGGCGCGGCGCGACCGGCGTCGACGTCTACCGCGCGCGCGACCGCCTGCGCGCGTTGCGCCGCCACGCCGAGGCGGTGTTCGCCGATTGCGACGTGCTCGCGCTGCCGACCTCCGGGACGATCTACCGCGTCGCCGACGTCCTGGCCGACCCGGTCAAGCTGAACAGCAACCTCGGCCATTACACCAACTTTGTGAACCAACTCGATCTGGCGGCGCTGGCGGTGCCGGCGGGATTCCGCGGCGACGGTCTGCCGGCAGGAGTGACGCTGGTGGCGCCGGCGTTCGGCGAGGCGCGGCTGGCGGCGCTGGGCGACGCATTGCACCGCGCGGTCGGCGGCACGCTGGGCGCCACTTCGGCGACGCTGCCGGAGGCCGGACCGGCGGCGCCGGCGGCTGTGTGGCCGGACATGCCGCTGGTCGTGGTCGGTGCGCACATGCGCGATCTGCCGCTCAACGGCCAGCTTCTAGCGCTCGGCGCGCGCTTCGACTCGGAATGCCGGACCGCGCCGATGTACCGGTTCTACCGGCTGCCGGGCGCCGGCGTCGCGCGGCCCGGCCTGGTGCGCGTGGCCGAGGGCGGCGTCGCCATCGCCGGCGAGATCTGGCGGGTGCCCTCGGCCGCTATCGGTGCGTTGCTGGCGCGCATTCCCGCGCCGCTGGGCCTCGGCGACGTCGCGCTCGACGATGGACGATCCCTCAAGGGCTTCCTGTGCGAGGCGACCGCCGCCGCGGCCGCCGAGGACATCTCGGACTGCGGCGGCTGGCGCGGCTACTTGGCGCGCGCGGCCCCGACGTAG
- a CDS encoding universal stress protein yields the protein MPYKTLLVHADADDRLAARITLAASLARAQDARALFVYALQAPTVMALYGEHVPASVIEMQIESERQTAAGVHAKVEEQCRREGLRMEWRQVEGSASQVLPPAGAVADLIVMGQDPADSDGSVVAEVALTAGRPILCVPHSGTFTSVGRRVLLAWNGSRRSARAAHDAIPLMRGAERVVLFAAEEDDGVATATDAAAHLAAHGVKVELRRAHLGDLDAGTALLNAVTDDGVDLLVMGAYGHSRFREFVFGGATRTVLGSMTVPTLLSH from the coding sequence ATGCCCTACAAGACGCTTCTCGTGCATGCCGACGCCGACGACCGCCTCGCGGCGCGCATCACGCTCGCCGCGTCGCTCGCCCGCGCCCAGGACGCGCGCGCGCTCTTCGTCTACGCGCTCCAGGCGCCCACCGTCATGGCGCTCTACGGCGAGCACGTGCCCGCCTCGGTGATCGAGATGCAGATCGAATCCGAGCGCCAGACCGCGGCCGGGGTCCACGCCAAGGTCGAGGAGCAGTGCCGGCGGGAAGGCCTGCGGATGGAATGGCGCCAGGTCGAGGGCTCCGCCTCGCAGGTGCTGCCGCCGGCCGGCGCCGTCGCCGACCTGATCGTGATGGGGCAGGATCCCGCCGATTCCGACGGATCCGTCGTCGCCGAGGTCGCGCTCACCGCAGGCCGGCCAATTCTGTGCGTGCCGCACAGCGGCACTTTCACCTCCGTCGGCCGCCGCGTGCTGCTTGCGTGGAACGGATCGCGCAGATCCGCCCGCGCGGCGCACGACGCCATTCCGCTGATGCGCGGCGCCGAGCGCGTGGTGCTGTTCGCGGCGGAGGAGGATGACGGCGTCGCGACGGCGACGGACGCCGCCGCGCATCTGGCCGCGCACGGCGTCAAGGTCGAGCTGCGCCGCGCCCATCTCGGCGATCTGGACGCCGGCACGGCGTTGCTCAACGCCGTGACCGACGATGGCGTGGACCTGCTGGTGATGGGCGCCTACGGCCACAGCCGGTTCCGCGAGTTCGTGTTCGGCGGCGCCACCCGCACGGTCCTCGGATCGATGACGGTTCCGACGCTGTTGTCGCACTGA
- a CDS encoding sulfite exporter TauE/SafE family protein, producing the protein MHEHHGAGVLDLLSALPGMFGPVSLFAALFLAGIVAGATHCVGMCGPFVVSRAIRAGVRTPLAEVTGWSRIRAGALPSYHLGRAISYSAFGAVAGAFGSGFAAVVEMGWPRYAFVAAAVILFLWPVLVGARPPAAASMGPVGRTVARVAGVFSRAPGPLGDLGLGVALGFLPCGMIYAALAAAAGAGGPVEGALTMASFAAGTWPGLFVVGALGAASGRRWRDAVARLTVPIAILNIGALAMWVAGGH; encoded by the coding sequence ATGCACGAACACCACGGCGCCGGCGTACTCGACCTGCTCTCGGCGCTGCCGGGGATGTTCGGGCCCGTTTCGCTGTTCGCGGCCCTCTTCCTGGCGGGAATCGTCGCCGGCGCGACGCATTGCGTCGGCATGTGCGGCCCGTTCGTCGTGTCGCGCGCCATCCGCGCCGGCGTGCGCACGCCGCTCGCCGAGGTGACCGGCTGGTCGCGGATCCGTGCCGGCGCCTTGCCGTCCTACCATCTCGGGCGCGCCATCTCGTATTCCGCCTTCGGCGCGGTGGCCGGGGCGTTCGGGTCCGGCTTCGCGGCCGTCGTCGAGATGGGGTGGCCCCGGTACGCCTTCGTCGCCGCCGCCGTGATCCTTTTCCTCTGGCCCGTCTTGGTCGGAGCACGGCCGCCGGCGGCCGCATCCATGGGCCCGGTCGGACGCACGGTGGCCCGGGTGGCGGGAGTGTTCTCGCGCGCGCCCGGCCCGCTTGGCGATCTCGGTCTCGGGGTCGCGCTCGGCTTCCTGCCCTGCGGCATGATCTACGCCGCGCTGGCCGCCGCCGCGGGGGCGGGCGGCCCGGTCGAAGGGGCGCTGACGATGGCGTCGTTCGCCGCCGGCACGTGGCCCGGCCTGTTCGTCGTCGGCGCTCTCGGCGCCGCCTCTGGCCGCCGCTGGCGCGACGCCGTCGCCCGCCTCACGGTGCCGATCGCGATCCTCAACATCGGCGCCCTCGCCATGTGGGTGGCGGGCGGCCACTGA